Proteins encoded within one genomic window of Hevea brasiliensis isolate MT/VB/25A 57/8 chromosome 8, ASM3005281v1, whole genome shotgun sequence:
- the LOC110654599 gene encoding uncharacterized protein LOC110654599 yields the protein MSKNNPQPSRRPPEEPHQPEGYPRTGTYDDDTYSLVGSGQGMVGKGKSSVDPRLLMLLEFFRQIYIWRREVFKKIFPDDHDEFIEMFKKIGATLSQLGRSRTNETTATLKRSLSVGSPRMRSIDGDDQLPLRLDRFKVRTVVPGGGGGIGTQGDKGDKSGSKSE from the coding sequence ATGTCCAAGAATAATCCTCAACCCTCCCGCCGGCCGCCGGAAGAACCTCACCAGCCGGAGGGGTATCCAAGAACAGGCACATATGACGATGACACATATTCACTGGTGGGAAGTGGACAAGGCATGGTAGGGAAAGGGAAGTCATCTGTCGATCCAAGGTTGCTAATGCTGCTGGAATTTTTCAGACAAATCTATATTTGGAGAAGAGAAGTGTTTAAGAAAATATTTCCAGACGATCATGATGAGTTCATAGAGATGTTCAAGAAAATTGGTGCGACGTTATCCCAGCTTGGAAGATCAAGAACAAACGAGACTACTGCAACTTTGAAAAGAAGCTTGAGTGTTGGGTCACCACGGATGCGTTCTATAGATGGAGATGATCAATTGCCTTTGAGACTCGACAGGTTCAAGGTTCGCACGGTGGTTCCCGGCGGTGGCGGTGGCATTGGTACCCAAGGTGACAAGGGTGACAAGTCTGGCTCCAAATCCGAATAA